One Sphingomonas endolithica DNA segment encodes these proteins:
- a CDS encoding ArsR/SmtB family transcription factor has product MNSDSAIGALAALAQGTRLDVFRLLVRHEPAGLAAGEIARHLDVPQNTMSAHLGILARAGIVRSERHSRSIIYRADLDGLRALTLFLVKDCCAGAPELCVPLLAELTPCC; this is encoded by the coding sequence ATGAATAGTGATTCGGCAATTGGCGCTTTGGCAGCGCTTGCACAAGGCACCCGCCTTGACGTGTTCCGCCTGCTGGTACGACACGAGCCGGCCGGCCTGGCGGCGGGGGAGATCGCGCGCCACCTCGATGTGCCGCAGAATACCATGTCGGCGCATCTCGGCATCCTGGCACGCGCCGGCATCGTGCGATCCGAGCGGCATAGCAGGTCGATCATCTACCGCGCCGACCTTGATGGCCTGCGGGCGCTGACGCTGTTCCTGGTCAAGGACTGCTGCGCCGGCGCGCCGGAATTGTGCGTGCCGCTTCTCGCCGAACTCACCCCCTGCTGCTGA
- a CDS encoding phosphonate transporter — translation MSDEDRDALPFGVIGIDHATVTQIYNRTESQMAGLSPDKVLGTAFFDNVAQCMNNFMVAQRFEDEPELDAIVPFVLTLRMRPTPVQLRLLATAAAPLRFILIER, via the coding sequence ATGTCGGACGAGGACCGTGACGCCCTGCCATTTGGCGTGATCGGCATCGACCATGCGACCGTCACGCAGATCTACAATCGCACCGAGTCGCAGATGGCCGGGCTGAGCCCCGACAAGGTGCTCGGCACCGCCTTTTTCGACAATGTCGCGCAATGCATGAACAATTTCATGGTGGCGCAGCGCTTCGAGGATGAGCCCGAACTGGATGCGATCGTACCGTTCGTGCTGACGTTGCGCATGCGCCCGACGCCTGTGCAACTTCGTCTGCTCGCCACTGCCGCTGCGCCGCTGCGCTTCATCCTGATCGAACGCTGA
- a CDS encoding CatB-related O-acetyltransferase gives MEQPLWDNDQSTGWRLSPRVEAVLHDRRIGIRPAGQRPFDHIIFPKHVAVEAYCSFPAQAEFYDIGAFSYAESSEYFGRVKVGRYCSIASGVEFFGERHPSEWVTQSMITYDFNYPGLAAAHLDFGGGFPPPAEFPDRFGGPVVIGHDVWIGRRVQIARGVTIGHGAVIAAGAVVTKDVAPYTIVGGVPAKPIRLRFAEPVCAALLASRWWDYPPTVLYAFDFTDPAAFCERLAEANAAGTVAPHSYMTTTAAEFARLLED, from the coding sequence ATGGAGCAGCCGCTTTGGGATAACGACCAGTCGACCGGCTGGCGACTGAGCCCGCGCGTCGAGGCGGTGCTGCACGACCGGCGGATCGGCATCCGCCCGGCCGGGCAGCGCCCGTTCGACCACATCATCTTTCCCAAGCATGTGGCGGTGGAAGCTTATTGCAGCTTCCCCGCCCAGGCCGAATTCTACGATATCGGTGCCTTCTCCTACGCCGAATCCTCGGAATATTTCGGCCGGGTGAAGGTCGGCCGCTATTGCTCGATCGCCAGCGGGGTCGAGTTCTTCGGCGAGCGGCACCCGAGCGAATGGGTGACGCAGTCGATGATCACCTATGATTTCAACTATCCCGGCCTTGCCGCCGCGCATCTCGATTTCGGCGGCGGCTTCCCGCCGCCGGCCGAGTTCCCCGATCGCTTCGGCGGCCCGGTGGTGATCGGCCATGACGTGTGGATCGGCCGCCGGGTGCAGATCGCGCGCGGCGTGACGATCGGCCACGGCGCGGTGATTGCCGCCGGCGCGGTCGTCACCAAGGACGTTGCGCCGTACACGATCGTCGGCGGCGTGCCGGCCAAGCCCATTCGCCTGCGCTTTGCCGAACCGGTCTGCGCGGCATTGCTCGCCAGCCGCTGGTGGGATTATCCGCCGACCGTCCTGTACGCATTCGACTTCACCGATCCGGCCGCGTTCTGCGAACGGCTGGCCGAGGCCAATGCGGCAGGCACGGTCGCACCCCATTCCTACATGACCACCACCGCCGCCGAGTTCGCCCGCCTGCTGGAAGACTGA
- a CDS encoding NTP transferase domain-containing protein, with product MHQGKTTAIVMAGRRAGHVDPLAAAAGLDDKCVVPVAGRPMIGHVLAALGRTPEIGQIIVSLNDPATVDDVPEVQDLRAQGRLIVTSAQANLVDSLLMAVREASFPVLITTADNVLLTPETASAFLTGASTAGADVAVAFARRQAVLDAHPEGQRRFYRFADDAYSNCNSYWLGTADALRVAETFRSGGQFAKHPLRIVQAFGLLNLIRFRYGIGTLEGAFRRFSRRFRLAIHPVILGDGAAAIDVDNARTLAVAETIFAARGAGLDAPAATRSLLDVAN from the coding sequence ATGCACCAGGGCAAGACGACCGCCATCGTGATGGCGGGTCGGCGGGCAGGCCATGTCGATCCGCTCGCCGCGGCGGCGGGGCTGGACGACAAGTGCGTCGTCCCGGTCGCGGGGCGGCCGATGATCGGTCATGTCCTCGCCGCACTCGGCCGCACGCCTGAAATCGGACAGATCATCGTCTCGCTCAACGATCCCGCGACGGTGGACGACGTGCCGGAAGTGCAAGACCTGCGCGCGCAGGGGCGGCTGATCGTGACCTCCGCACAGGCAAACCTCGTCGACAGCCTGCTCATGGCGGTGCGCGAAGCGTCGTTTCCGGTGTTGATCACCACGGCCGATAACGTGCTGCTCACGCCCGAGACGGCGAGCGCGTTCCTGACCGGCGCCAGCACCGCTGGTGCCGACGTGGCGGTGGCCTTCGCTCGCCGCCAAGCCGTGCTCGATGCCCATCCCGAGGGCCAGCGCCGCTTCTACCGCTTCGCCGACGACGCCTATTCCAACTGCAACAGCTATTGGCTGGGTACGGCCGATGCGCTGCGGGTAGCGGAGACGTTCCGCAGCGGCGGCCAGTTCGCCAAGCATCCCTTGCGCATCGTCCAGGCCTTCGGGCTGCTCAACCTGATCCGCTTTCGCTATGGCATCGGCACACTGGAGGGCGCGTTCCGCCGCTTCTCGCGCCGCTTCAGGCTCGCCATCCATCCGGTCATCCTGGGCGACGGCGCGGCGGCGATCGACGTCGACAACGCCCGCACGCTCGCTGTGGCCGAAACGATCTTCGCCGCTCGCGGTGCCGGACTCGATGCACCTGCGGCAACCCGCTCGCTACTCGACGTAGCGAATTAA
- a CDS encoding DUF4126 domain-containing protein, which yields MLVLALVLGIVAGLRAMMAPAAVAWAAASGRLGLDGSWLAFLGYRFTPYILSLLAIGELITDQLPATPSRKVPVQFGARLLTGGVSGAAIGIGAGALLTGLLLGLVGAVIGTLGGAAIRARLAAMFGRDRPAALIEDAVAILAAIAVVLAL from the coding sequence ATGCTTGTCCTAGCGCTTGTCCTTGGCATCGTCGCCGGATTGCGAGCGATGATGGCGCCCGCTGCCGTCGCCTGGGCCGCCGCGAGCGGCCGGCTCGGGCTGGATGGCAGCTGGCTCGCCTTTCTCGGCTATCGCTTTACGCCCTATATCCTGTCGCTGCTGGCGATCGGTGAACTGATCACCGACCAACTGCCCGCGACGCCCAGCCGCAAGGTGCCGGTGCAGTTCGGCGCGCGATTGCTGACCGGCGGGGTGTCGGGGGCGGCAATCGGCATTGGTGCCGGTGCCTTGCTCACCGGATTGCTGCTCGGGCTGGTCGGGGCGGTGATCGGCACGCTGGGTGGTGCCGCCATACGCGCCCGGCTGGCGGCGATGTTCGGCCGGGACCGTCCGGCCGCCTTGATCGAGGATGCCGTCGCGATCCTTGCCGCAATCGCCGTCGTCCTCGCCCTGTGA
- a CDS encoding sensor domain-containing diguanylate cyclase: protein MTQAVSEEERLLEFLYAAPVGLVEFEMAGEIAMINPHAMKHLLPLAGGHGASNLFAMLDSYAPEMRNMLERFDAPRGTVCEGQRIIVDLDRQNDRDDSKVLACTIVKLDPARAIACISDVTTQVAQERRLKQAETWFASLLNDVKGYAVLSVTSSGAVDSVNASWERQTGSVPSAVIGQTLAEIFPPVPAEGGLAMGEQLRIAKRDGWHLEEGWHYRSDGSRYWSQRLLAARMRDDSELIGYTLVLRDVRRQSRDVDDLRRLLTRDHLTGAANRARFQQVLEREQHGWHENGTPLSLIMIDVDHFKRVNDVYGHPIGDVVLRCFAETIAGALRPADLLARLGGEEFAVILPATDLAGAVEMAETLRGLIAKMRVDTPFGKLGITASFGCSTVEHTHELLPAADAALYIAKRKGRDQVHAAGQTNMAA from the coding sequence ATGACGCAGGCTGTCAGCGAGGAAGAACGGCTGCTCGAATTCCTCTACGCAGCGCCGGTCGGCCTTGTGGAGTTCGAAATGGCGGGCGAGATCGCGATGATCAATCCGCACGCGATGAAGCATCTGCTGCCGCTCGCCGGCGGCCATGGTGCGAGCAATCTGTTCGCCATGCTCGACAGCTATGCGCCCGAGATGCGCAACATGCTCGAGCGCTTCGATGCCCCGCGCGGCACGGTCTGCGAGGGCCAGCGGATCATCGTCGATCTCGATCGTCAGAACGACCGCGACGATTCGAAAGTGCTGGCCTGCACGATCGTCAAGCTAGATCCGGCCCGTGCCATCGCCTGCATCTCCGACGTCACCACGCAGGTGGCGCAGGAACGGCGGCTGAAGCAGGCCGAGACCTGGTTCGCGTCGCTGCTGAACGACGTGAAGGGCTATGCCGTGTTGTCCGTCACCTCCAGTGGTGCGGTGGATTCGGTGAACGCTTCTTGGGAGCGGCAGACCGGCAGTGTGCCGAGCGCCGTGATCGGCCAGACCCTGGCCGAGATCTTCCCGCCGGTGCCAGCAGAAGGCGGCCTGGCGATGGGCGAGCAATTGCGCATCGCCAAGCGCGACGGCTGGCACCTGGAGGAGGGCTGGCACTATCGCAGCGACGGCTCGCGCTATTGGTCGCAGCGCCTGCTCGCAGCGCGTATGCGCGATGATAGTGAACTTATCGGCTACACCCTCGTCCTGCGCGACGTGCGGCGGCAATCGCGCGACGTGGACGATCTGCGCCGCCTGCTCACCCGCGATCATCTGACCGGCGCCGCCAACCGCGCACGGTTCCAGCAGGTGCTGGAGCGGGAACAGCATGGCTGGCACGAAAACGGCACGCCGCTGTCGCTGATCATGATCGATGTCGACCACTTCAAACGTGTCAACGATGTTTACGGCCACCCCATCGGCGACGTTGTCCTCCGGTGTTTTGCGGAAACGATCGCGGGCGCGCTACGGCCGGCCGATCTTCTTGCGCGTCTGGGGGGCGAGGAGTTCGCGGTGATCCTGCCCGCAACCGATCTGGCGGGCGCCGTGGAAATGGCCGAGACCCTGCGCGGGCTGATCGCGAAGATGCGGGTCGACACGCCCTTCGGCAAGCTCGGCATCACCGCAAGCTTCGGCTGCTCGACGGTCGAGCACACGCACGAACTACTGCCGGCGGCGGACGCTGCTTTGTACATCGCCAAGCGCAAGGGCCGTGATCAGGTGCATGCCGCCGGGCAGACCAACATGGCGGCGTGA
- a CDS encoding YihY/virulence factor BrkB family protein, with protein MELRLDDQGRSAVSPWQMPFPAWIAVAKRTWAETSRDNIGLIAAGVAFYGFLALVPLLGAIVLLYGLAAEPATVMRDMTQLTAVMPQDIAKLVGEQLMNVVKTSDGKKGLGLLLALALALFGARNGAGAVITALNVVYEEEEKRNFIRVNLLALGITAAGVVVAIIALVAVAALGHLETLFPNAPGIVVAAGKIAAYVLMTLAGAGAAATLYRYGPSRRHARWVWLTPGSLFAALMWLALTIGFGIYVANFGNYNATYGSLGAVVVTLTWLYLSSYILLFGAELNSELEHQTARDTTKASAPLGARGAWVADHVAGDASAPVPAPVTPTPAAPPTPTPPRPVQSTLKTLATSRISARGATIAGLPKIGWSATIAATLGLSLLRRGRALPGAALLGAAGAAAWLTRQREQQGNGPLD; from the coding sequence ATGGAATTGCGTTTGGACGATCAGGGACGCAGCGCCGTCAGCCCGTGGCAGATGCCCTTCCCGGCGTGGATCGCGGTGGCCAAGCGGACCTGGGCGGAGACCAGCCGCGACAATATCGGCCTGATCGCGGCCGGCGTGGCCTTTTACGGCTTCCTGGCGCTCGTGCCGCTGCTCGGCGCGATCGTACTGCTGTACGGCCTGGCCGCGGAACCGGCGACGGTGATGCGCGACATGACGCAATTGACAGCGGTGATGCCGCAGGACATCGCCAAGCTGGTCGGCGAACAGTTGATGAACGTGGTGAAGACCTCCGACGGCAAGAAGGGCCTGGGGCTGCTGCTGGCGCTGGCGCTGGCGTTGTTTGGCGCGCGCAATGGTGCCGGCGCCGTGATCACCGCGCTGAACGTCGTCTATGAAGAGGAGGAGAAGCGCAACTTCATCCGCGTCAACCTGCTGGCGCTCGGCATCACCGCCGCCGGGGTGGTGGTGGCGATCATCGCCCTGGTCGCGGTGGCGGCACTCGGGCATCTCGAGACGTTGTTCCCGAACGCACCAGGCATCGTCGTCGCGGCGGGCAAAATCGCCGCTTATGTGCTGATGACGCTGGCCGGTGCCGGGGCGGCGGCGACATTGTACCGCTACGGCCCGTCGCGCCGGCACGCGCGCTGGGTATGGCTGACGCCCGGATCCCTGTTCGCGGCGTTGATGTGGCTGGCGCTGACGATCGGCTTTGGCATCTACGTCGCCAATTTCGGCAATTACAACGCGACCTACGGCTCGCTGGGCGCGGTCGTCGTGACGCTCACCTGGCTGTATCTCTCGAGCTATATCCTGCTGTTTGGGGCGGAGCTCAATTCGGAACTGGAGCACCAGACCGCGCGCGACACCACCAAGGCGTCGGCACCGCTCGGCGCGCGCGGTGCCTGGGTCGCTGACCATGTCGCGGGCGACGCTAGCGCGCCGGTGCCGGCACCTGTGACTCCGACACCAGCCGCGCCACCGACACCAACGCCCCCCCGGCCCGTCCAGTCCACGCTGAAGACGCTCGCGACCAGCCGCATCAGCGCACGTGGCGCCACCATTGCCGGCCTGCCCAAGATCGGCTGGTCGGCAACGATCGCCGCCACCCTGGGCCTGTCGCTACTCCGCCGCGGCCGCGCTCTGCCGGGTGCGGCGTTGCTGGGAGCGGCCGGGGCTGCGGCATGGTTGACGCGCCAGCGGGAGCAGCAGGGTAACGGGCCGCTGGACTGA
- a CDS encoding FAD-dependent oxidoreductase: MSTIATREHQMFPVLDATQLETAKRFASGPARRFGPAEIVYEIGERDAPSWLVLEGSIDVVRRDGLSQEAPITSHGAGQFTGEVNQLAGRASIAAGRAGPDGCLALPFDAAHLRALMVGSADLGETVMRALILRRVGLIEEGGAGTILIGTPGSPDIVRLQGFLTRSGYPNMVLDAVSDAEGHALVERIGVLPDELPLVVCPNGTLLKKPSEAELAACLGMTPELDPKIVYDVAIVGAGPAGLAAAVYAASEGLSAIVLDERAIGGQAGASSRIENYLGFPTGISGQALAGRAFNQALKFGAEIAVPLKVLGLDCPNEQDADKPLGLDLSGDRQIRARAVIVASGARYRRPAIADLATFEGAGISYWASPIEAKLCAGEDVALVGGGNSAGQAVVFLAPQVRRLHLVVRRDLELTMSRYLIDRIAALPNVELHVGTEVVGLQGDRPGGLTGATFRQSDGTTSDCSLRHLFLFIGADPNADWLQGCADTDDKGFLVTGAGALPLETSVPGVFAIGDVRAGSTKRVAAAVGEGAAVVAQIHRAIALRSDGEKRTSNS; encoded by the coding sequence ATGAGCACCATCGCCACCCGCGAGCACCAGATGTTTCCGGTGCTCGATGCGACACAATTGGAAACCGCCAAGCGTTTCGCCAGCGGCCCGGCGCGGCGTTTCGGCCCGGCTGAGATCGTGTACGAGATTGGCGAGCGCGACGCCCCGTCCTGGCTGGTGCTGGAGGGGAGCATCGACGTGGTGCGCCGCGACGGGCTCAGTCAGGAGGCGCCGATCACCTCGCACGGTGCCGGCCAATTCACCGGAGAGGTCAACCAATTGGCCGGCCGCGCCTCCATCGCCGCCGGCCGCGCCGGGCCGGACGGCTGCCTCGCTTTGCCGTTCGATGCCGCGCACCTGCGCGCGCTGATGGTCGGGTCGGCCGATCTCGGCGAAACGGTGATGCGCGCGCTGATCCTGCGCCGCGTCGGGCTGATCGAGGAAGGCGGCGCGGGTACGATCCTCATCGGTACGCCTGGCAGCCCCGATATCGTCCGGCTGCAGGGCTTCCTGACGCGCAGCGGCTATCCCAACATGGTGCTGGATGCTGTGTCCGACGCCGAAGGCCATGCTTTGGTCGAGCGGATCGGTGTGTTGCCGGACGAATTGCCGCTGGTCGTCTGCCCCAACGGCACGTTGCTGAAGAAGCCGAGCGAAGCGGAGCTTGCCGCCTGTCTCGGCATGACGCCCGAGCTTGATCCGAAGATCGTCTACGACGTGGCGATCGTCGGTGCCGGGCCCGCCGGGCTGGCGGCGGCGGTCTATGCCGCGTCGGAGGGGCTGTCGGCGATCGTCCTCGACGAACGCGCGATCGGCGGGCAGGCGGGGGCATCCAGCCGGATCGAGAATTATCTCGGCTTTCCGACCGGCATTTCGGGCCAGGCGCTGGCCGGACGCGCGTTCAATCAGGCGCTGAAGTTCGGCGCGGAGATCGCCGTGCCGCTCAAGGTGCTCGGTCTCGATTGTCCGAACGAACAGGACGCAGACAAACCGCTCGGACTCGATCTGTCGGGCGATCGCCAGATCCGCGCCCGGGCGGTGATCGTCGCCTCGGGCGCACGGTACCGCCGGCCGGCGATCGCCGATCTCGCCACGTTCGAAGGCGCGGGGATTTCCTATTGGGCCTCTCCCATCGAGGCGAAGCTGTGCGCCGGCGAGGATGTCGCCTTGGTCGGTGGCGGCAATTCGGCCGGCCAGGCGGTGGTGTTCCTCGCGCCGCAGGTCCGCCGCCTCCACCTCGTCGTCCGCCGCGATCTGGAACTGACCATGTCGCGGTATCTGATCGATCGGATCGCGGCGCTGCCCAATGTCGAACTGCATGTCGGCACCGAGGTCGTCGGCCTGCAGGGCGATCGGCCCGGCGGGTTGACCGGTGCCACGTTCCGCCAGAGCGACGGTACGACCAGCGATTGTTCGCTCCGGCACCTGTTCCTGTTCATCGGTGCCGATCCCAATGCGGACTGGCTGCAGGGCTGCGCCGACACCGACGACAAGGGCTTTCTGGTCACCGGCGCAGGGGCGCTGCCGCTGGAGACCAGCGTGCCGGGCGTGTTCGCGATCGGCGACGTGCGCGCGGGCTCCACCAAGCGCGTGGCCGCCGCCGTGGGCGAGGGGGCGGCGGTCGTCGCGCAGATTCATCGCGCCATCGCCTTGCGATCCGATGGAGAAAAACGGACGTCGAACAGTTAG
- a CDS encoding FAD-containing oxidoreductase, producing MTRTFDAIIVGAGQAGPPLAARLTAAGMHVALVERKLVGGTCVNTGCTPTKTLVASAYAAHLARRAGDYGIATGAVGVDMKAVVARVQSVVAASRSGGEQALETMARLTFLRGHARFTAPQTIAVDGEELTAPRIFLNVGGRALVPDMPGVGDVPHLDNTDMVTLDTVPAHLVVVGGSYVGLEFAQIFRRLGAAVTVVERGDRLIAHEDEDVSAAVRTILEDEGIVVRTGADCIGFAPHEQGVSVSVQCSSGDPVVVGSHVLLAVGRHPNTDDLGLEIAGVETDDRGYIIVDETLATNVPGIWALGDCNGRGAFTHTAYNDFEIVAANLLDGDHRTLAQRIPGYALYTDPPLGRVGLTEAAARASGRAVLVTTRPMTRVGRAVEKGETKGFMKIVADAESKRILGAAILGTGGDEAIHGILDMMNADQPIDTLRWAVPIHPTVSELIPTMLQDLHR from the coding sequence GTGACGCGCACGTTCGATGCGATCATTGTCGGCGCGGGGCAGGCCGGGCCGCCGCTTGCCGCACGGCTGACCGCCGCGGGCATGCATGTCGCGCTGGTCGAGCGCAAGCTGGTCGGCGGCACGTGCGTCAATACCGGCTGCACCCCGACCAAGACGTTGGTGGCGAGCGCCTATGCCGCGCATCTCGCGCGCCGGGCGGGGGACTATGGCATCGCCACCGGCGCCGTCGGCGTCGACATGAAGGCGGTCGTCGCCCGCGTGCAGTCCGTGGTGGCCGCATCCCGCAGCGGTGGCGAACAGGCATTGGAGACGATGGCGCGGCTCACCTTCCTGCGTGGTCATGCGCGCTTCACCGCGCCGCAGACGATTGCGGTCGATGGCGAGGAACTCACCGCGCCGCGGATCTTCCTCAACGTCGGCGGGCGGGCATTGGTGCCGGACATGCCGGGTGTCGGCGACGTCCCGCATCTCGACAATACCGACATGGTCACGCTCGACACCGTGCCCGCGCACCTCGTGGTGGTCGGCGGCAGCTATGTCGGGCTGGAATTCGCGCAGATCTTTCGTCGCTTGGGCGCCGCTGTCACCGTGGTCGAACGCGGCGACCGCCTGATCGCGCATGAGGATGAGGATGTGTCCGCGGCGGTCCGCACGATCCTGGAGGACGAAGGCATCGTCGTGCGCACCGGTGCCGATTGCATCGGCTTTGCGCCGCATGAGCAAGGCGTGTCGGTGTCGGTCCAGTGTAGCTCGGGCGACCCGGTCGTCGTCGGCAGCCACGTACTGCTCGCCGTCGGACGCCACCCCAACACCGACGACCTCGGCCTCGAAATCGCCGGCGTGGAAACCGACGACCGCGGCTACATCATTGTCGACGAGACGCTCGCCACCAACGTCCCCGGCATCTGGGCGCTGGGCGATTGCAACGGGCGCGGCGCTTTCACGCACACCGCTTATAATGATTTCGAGATTGTCGCCGCCAACCTGCTCGACGGCGATCATCGTACGCTCGCGCAGCGCATCCCCGGCTACGCGCTCTACACCGATCCGCCGCTTGGCCGGGTCGGCCTGACGGAGGCGGCGGCGCGCGCCAGCGGACGCGCGGTGCTGGTCACCACCCGGCCGATGACGCGCGTGGGGCGCGCGGTGGAGAAAGGCGAGACCAAGGGCTTCATGAAGATCGTCGCGGATGCCGAAAGTAAACGCATCCTCGGCGCGGCGATTCTCGGCACCGGTGGCGACGAGGCGATCCACGGCATCCTCGACATGATGAACGCCGATCAGCCGATCGACACGTTGCGCTGGGCGGTGCCGATCCACCCCACCGTTTCCGAACTGATCCCGACAATGCTGCAGGACCTCCATCGATGA